The Engystomops pustulosus chromosome 2, aEngPut4.maternal, whole genome shotgun sequence genomic interval TAGTGCAGGGACCAGATGTCTGGCGctacaggctgctaattatgcacgccctcggcatgctgggagagggaagtCATATTACGTGTgtgatagatgcctccctctcccaGAATAATGAATAtgcaaaaatccatatttttggatttttattttataaattcttTTACGGTGTTCACTGTATGGGTTTagttatgattttattttattgtacaggttttttttttgttagttttcactttttttttatatatgtagaaGTTTGGTCATTTATGGGGAATTTACATTTTAGCTGTACTGTACTGTTTGACTGCAGCACCTAAAGGGTCAGACAGCAGGGATTGCAGCTATCACAAACCCAGTTGTTACAGTAGGAGCTTGACTTCCAATATAGCCGGGCTCCTGCACTGCTGTCACCGTTGACAGTCAGCAGTGCAGGACATAAATACACGGTCATAAGTGTATATGTGCAGTTCAGTGGCATCTAGAAACTAGTGTTTATATATAAACCCAAGTCTGATAGAGGCTTAAAAATACTGCTAGGGTTTATTTTCATGGAAACATGGTACCCAAGCACCTTGTTCAAAAACTGTGACACCATCAGTGCTTTGTTGTCTTATTTCATTGTTTCCTCTATGCCGGATGTAAGATTGGAAAAATAAAGCAGCCCCAGAGGAACTTGGTCATGCAAACCCCTTGctacaggcttttttttttttttttttacattgggcAAGAATTATAAATGCACAAAAAGATCAACTGGTTTGACTGGCTGCTAGAGCTGTATGGAGAATGCTCATTAGGTGTCGTGGTGAAATCCAACCGCTCCtatacatcactgacacatggacTTCCTTCATGGGCACCAACTGGTTGCCACAACAGccgaaatagtaaaataaaataagttgAATTAAATACTAATAACCATCACCTTTCGCTACAAGGCATTTAAAAAACATACCATGTTCAGTAGccatgtgtcccaaaatgtcagctCTATTCCAATAAGGCTTGTGATTTCTTCAATGGCGACCTGCCCTATAAGATGCAGTCACCTGGGAATGTGGGGGCATAGAGAAAACTATTATGGAagatgtattaccgtatatactcgaatataagcaaacccaagtataagccaaggtacctcattttaacacaaaaaactaggcCGGTACCAGGCGTCATATACGTTTGGCTAGAGAGGTGGTCTCTATAGGGAGACGTGCTTACCGAACCACATTGTCGCCAATGGCCCGTGACACGTACTTACTGTAGTACACTTGAAAAAcctgcccctttttttttttttactctgttcAAGCAATGTGTGCGAGTTAGTCAACTCCGACAAGCATAAGAGGAACCAATGAATCTAAATACAACACCGTATttagtttacaaaatgcaatgctcTGAACTTACGGTCATAGTTCTGTGATGAAGTCAAGATGCCACTCTTTGCAATTAGAATACCAGTGAAGACCAGGGCCAGGATAACACACAGCACCCGCAGAAGTCTTGATAGGTAGTACTCCAGCTTTTTGGGCCAAGCAGGTTTAAAATGTGACCCTTTTTCTAGGTTCAGGCCAAGTTGAGCCTTGTGTCCAAGATAGTCCGGTGCAGGTCTACTGCTTGAAATATAGGTACTGGTACTGTAGCCCCTGCTTCTGTCACCAAGGGATCTATACCTCACCTCCTCTGAAGATCGATTATCACCATGGGAGCTTCTCTCAGGGCTTGTACTTAAAAAGCTACCATAGCCCACAGAGCTTCTTTTACACTCAGGACTGCCAAGTGAATACCTAATATTACTGAGTGAGCTTCTTCCAAGGTTGGAACTATTATAACCAAGAGATCTCCTCTCCTGGGTGTCACTAGGATACCTATTATAGCTCAGGGAGCTCCTCTCAGGCTCAAGGGTGTCACTAGGATACCTATTATAGCTCAGGGAGCTCCTCTCAGGCTCAAGGGTGTCACTAGGGTACCTATTATAGCTCAGGGAGCTCCTCTCAGGCTCAAGGGTGTCACTAGGGTACCTATTATAGCTCAGGGAGCTCCTCTCAGGCTCAAGGGTGTCACTAGTATACCTATTATAGCTCAGGGAGCTCCTCTCAGGCTCAAGGGTGTCACTAGTATACCTATTATAACTCAGGGAGCTCCTCTGTGACTTGTCTCCTAGCAGGCAATTACTCTCCTCAGTGCTTGCCCGGAGGTTCCTTCTGTTATCTCCTCTCCTGCTGTCTTCCTGCACCGTGCCCCGCCGGACAGGTAAGTATTCCTCctcaccatcctcctcctcctcctcctcctcctcgctatCATCGCGTGGGTCTTGGCGCCGGCTCCTCCTAGCATTGCTGGTGCTATTTCGCGACTTTTTAGCCCCATCACGTAGCTTTTGGAGCTTCTTCTCCAGCAGCTTGCGGGTGGTATCTGTTATGGGCCCCGGTGTATAGCCTAGCGCTATCAGGTCCCGTCTCAGCTTTTCGTCGGACATGTTCCCAGCTTGTAACCTGACGTCACAGTCTCCGCGCCAGGATTCAacatgtgtatgagatacttgaGAGAAGCTGCAGAAGCCATATTTATCCAGGGCAGTCCTCCAAGCGCCATGGAAAGAAAGAAACTGAAGTTACTTAGGCGCCTGTATGTATGTAAAGAAGAAGGCTGATGATGTTGATACGTAAAACTGTCCTCGTCGATCATAGTTATCatactttttcttttactttctaatttaaccccttgccgcctaTACCTTTTCTATTTTTGCATCTCCTAAAAGAAACCATAACCGTTTtaattttccatttacaa includes:
- the LEMD2 gene encoding LEM domain-containing protein 2, encoding MSDEKLRRDLIALGYTPGPITDTTRKLLEKKLQKLRDGAKKSRNSTSNARRSRRQDPRDDSEEEEEEEEDGEEEYLPVRRGTVQEDSRRGDNRRNLRASTEESNCLLGDKSQRSSLSYNRYTSDTLEPERSSLSYNRYTSDTLEPERSSLSYNRYPSDTLEPERSSLSYNRYPSDTLEPERSSLSYNRYPSDTLEPERSSLSYNRYPSDTQERRSLGYNSSNLGRSSLSNIRYSLGSPECKRSSVGYGSFLSTSPERSSHGDNRSSEEVRYRSLGDRSRGYSTSTYISSSRPAPDYLGHKAQLGLNLEKGSHFKPAWPKKLEYYLSRLLRVLCVILALVFTGILIAKSGILTSSQNYDLKLLPADCEGRQDSFCKAKQKKITLQILSELYDFLSLEAGNFECGNPSGLSSKCIPINRAKGHVMNVGGYSAEKFDSALDWMLSSDQHLGIWAKGEDAEELVTIRADVFCVESSQPRLGFVCRLKNALYTAISNLFMALIGIFILWIILIFLRYHWQELEEEEKQMFAMVEKIIDVVKHQHIDWTLRKEQDPYIGILHVRDSLIMPKDRKRLRKVWDRSVKFVEDNESRVRTESHRIAGADLMVWRWTEARNKYPR